In a genomic window of Streptomyces sp. NBC_01231:
- a CDS encoding response regulator transcription factor has translation MTTTSPQGRTELLRPDGSPVRVLVVDDELSITELLSMALRYEGWQIRSAGDGTGALQTAREFRPDAVVLDMMLPDMDGLAVLGRLRRELPDVPVLFLTAKDAVEDRIAGLTAGGDDYVTKPFSLEEVVARLRGLIRRSGAADRRSDSVLVVGDLTLDEDSHEVSRAGEGIHLTATEFELLRFLMRNPRRVLSKAQILDRVWSYDFGGQANVVELYISYLRRKIDAGREPMIHTRRGAGYLIKPAVS, from the coding sequence ATGACCACGACCTCGCCCCAGGGGCGCACCGAACTGCTGAGGCCGGACGGGAGCCCCGTCCGAGTGCTTGTGGTGGACGACGAGCTGTCGATCACCGAACTCCTGTCCATGGCCCTTCGCTACGAGGGCTGGCAGATCCGGAGTGCCGGTGACGGCACGGGCGCCCTTCAGACCGCCCGTGAGTTCCGTCCCGACGCCGTTGTCCTGGACATGATGCTGCCCGACATGGACGGACTGGCCGTGCTGGGCCGGCTGCGGCGTGAGCTGCCGGACGTGCCGGTGCTGTTCCTGACGGCGAAGGACGCCGTCGAGGACCGGATAGCCGGGCTCACCGCCGGCGGTGACGACTACGTCACCAAGCCGTTCAGCCTCGAAGAGGTCGTGGCCCGGCTGCGCGGTCTCATCCGGCGCTCCGGCGCGGCCGACCGGCGCTCCGACTCCGTCCTCGTCGTCGGGGACCTCACCCTGGACGAGGACAGCCACGAGGTGTCGCGGGCCGGGGAGGGCATCCACCTCACGGCCACCGAGTTCGAGCTGCTCCGCTTCCTGATGCGCAATCCGCGGCGCGTGCTCAGCAAGGCGCAGATCCTTGACCGGGTGTGGTCGTACGACTTCGGCGGCCAGGCCAACGTGGTCGAGCTCTACATCTCCTACCTGCGCCGCAAGATCGACGCCGGTCGTGAGCCGATGATCCACACCCGGCGCGGCGCCGGCTACCTGATCAAGCCCGCCGTGTCATGA
- a CDS encoding DUF2797 domain-containing protein, protein MAQAWKCSGLRWAADGPVLVWDGGRRSALTWGKRVAFGVAEGGGRTCVGARGHPCPVRAAVSGRSTGARCEECARLDRAHSVAADTLADDPRPYRVYLAWFGPGMVKVGITAEERGSARLLEQGAVCFSWLGTGPLMAARRAEELLRAALGVPDRIPYAEKRAVRARLPTSEAERAAEVTELHGRALDLGGWPESLAPAPCQPVDHVGAFGLTDLPAAVGEVAELAAGGVVSGRLVAAAGPDLHLATGPGVVVVLDTRLITGWELVPVEGEEVTVPVRQFKAPPSVQSGLF, encoded by the coding sequence ATGGCACAGGCATGGAAGTGCTCGGGGCTGCGGTGGGCGGCGGATGGCCCCGTGCTGGTGTGGGACGGCGGGCGGCGCAGTGCGCTGACCTGGGGGAAGAGGGTGGCCTTCGGGGTCGCGGAAGGGGGCGGTCGGACCTGTGTGGGTGCGCGGGGGCATCCCTGTCCGGTGCGGGCGGCCGTCTCGGGGCGGAGTACGGGGGCGCGGTGCGAGGAGTGCGCGCGGCTGGACCGTGCCCACTCCGTCGCCGCGGACACTCTTGCCGACGACCCGCGGCCGTACCGCGTGTATCTGGCGTGGTTCGGGCCCGGGATGGTCAAGGTCGGGATCACCGCCGAAGAGCGCGGCTCGGCCCGGCTGTTGGAGCAGGGCGCCGTCTGCTTCAGCTGGCTGGGCACGGGCCCGCTGATGGCCGCCCGGCGTGCCGAGGAACTGCTGCGCGCCGCGCTCGGGGTGCCGGACCGGATTCCGTACGCCGAGAAGCGGGCGGTACGTGCCCGGTTGCCGACGTCGGAGGCCGAACGGGCCGCTGAGGTCACTGAGTTGCACGGCCGTGCGCTTGACCTCGGCGGCTGGCCGGAGTCGCTCGCGCCCGCGCCCTGCCAACCCGTCGATCACGTCGGCGCGTTCGGGCTCACGGACCTTCCCGCCGCCGTGGGCGAGGTGGCCGAGCTTGCCGCCGGGGGCGTTGTGAGCGGTCGGCTGGTGGCGGCCGCGGGGCCGGACCTGCACCTGGCGACGGGGCCCGGAGTGGTGGTCGTCCTCGACACGCGGCTGATCACCGGGTGGGAGCTCGTACCCGTCGAGGGTGAGGAAGTCACCGTGCCGGTACGGCAGTTCAAGGCACCGCCGAGCGTGCAGTCGGGCCTGTTCTGA